DNA sequence from the Desulfocurvus vexinensis DSM 17965 genome:
GAGAGATACCACTGCCGGGCATGCTCGTCCTTGGCGTGCGCCAGTAATGCACGGATGCCGGCGATATCCGCCGCCTGCATGGTGCGCAGGATGGCGTCCTTGAGCAGGGCCCGGCCCAACCCCTGACGCTGAAACCTCTGATCCACGCCAAGGCGGGCCAGCAGCATGACAGGGACTCGATGTCTGGCAAGCCCTTTTACCACCCGATGGGGCGCTTCATCAAAGCCGACGCTGCCCACACAGAGGCTGTAGTAGCCGACGACAGCGTCGTCCACGCAGGACACATACGTCTGGGCGCTGTTGGCTCTCTGGTTGACAAGGGCATAGCGCTGCAAGAACAGATTCAGTTCCTGCTGGCCGCAATCGAAATCCCCTGCCTCATCCGCTGCCGTAAGCTTGTGGACCGGACCAAACCGACCACCCATCAGTCAAGAACGCCAGGCTCGTTCAGCAGTTTGCTCAGGCGAGGCTTCTTCTGGACAGGACGATCCAGTATCTCCTGAAACTCGTTCCACCGAGCTTCGTCCAGCAGGAACAGCCGTCGTTCAGCCAAGGCCTG
Encoded proteins:
- a CDS encoding GNAT family N-acetyltransferase — protein: MGGRFGPVHKLTAADEAGDFDCGQQELNLFLQRYALVNQRANSAQTYVSCVDDAVVGYYSLCVGSVGFDEAPHRVVKGLARHRVPVMLLARLGVDQRFQRQGLGRALLKDAILRTMQAADIAGIRALLAHAKDEHARQWYLSWDFEPSPTDPFHLFLLIKDMRAAGRQDCLT